From Caminibacter mediatlanticus TB-2, the proteins below share one genomic window:
- the cas3 gene encoding CRISPR-associated helicase Cas3' has protein sequence MFSHIHPTKSPEKLKEHKSLVKKYLDRIIEFKNIDLDKLANVFEIKDREFVKNLIIEAIILHDEGKCNPAFQYLKMKNEEFRDEYEKLDIKDSNHSFLGAKLFYERFIEEVVREEDIDEAYKKLTFLVVLSFLISKHHSKLDGFSDFVDKLKRNLEGEFAEFNIDKEYMDIKKFVAIKFIFSLLISSDYYATLEYMTNLEIEDFGKIDDSFFKDFEEFEIVKNIRENKSVSGINVLRKEIFLEAENSIDNSNIYYLHAPTGAGKTITSINLALKLNPTKIFYVFPFNTLVEQTKNVIETIFRRNFSVINSITPMDVEEDDENLYTKVYLNRLFYHSPLIITTHINFFDILFGINKEDNFPLWQLYNSVVIIDEIQSYNLNVWWFMAEFFEVFSEVLNVKFIIMSATLPKIDYFLESKNNWKSLIKSEKYFKNPLFKDRVECDFNLLEDENDENKILEIIKQNRRILVEFITKKSAREFYNFLKENLEGYEIYELSGDDNKLIRNYVIKRSKEAKKIVIVATQVIEAGVDIDLDVGIKDISIIEAEEQFLGRINRNAKSKGIAYFFDKDSSYKVYKDVRIEFSLKDKNLQKDFINKDFEAYYLAILEKLKNKNLEFVGSYSRYNEFLEEIKSLKYKEIKKKMKLIDTKHQTLFFPYDIDVREYKIEVLDFVEGNILSGERVWEEFKNLNSIENFAKKEVLKSKINYLMQFFTYNIPIYLKIDEYNDECCGIYLIRDYEEFFDEEFKFNREKFFKKLNREYDFL, from the coding sequence ATGTTTTCCCACATCCACCCCACAAAATCCCCAGAAAAACTTAAAGAGCATAAAAGTTTAGTAAAAAAGTATTTAGATAGAATAATTGAATTTAAAAATATAGATTTAGATAAGTTAGCTAATGTTTTTGAGATAAAAGATAGAGAGTTTGTAAAAAATTTAATAATAGAAGCTATTATTTTGCACGATGAAGGAAAGTGTAATCCTGCTTTTCAATATTTAAAAATGAAAAATGAAGAGTTTAGAGATGAGTATGAGAAGTTAGATATTAAAGATTCAAATCACTCATTTTTAGGTGCAAAGCTTTTTTATGAAAGATTTATTGAAGAAGTTGTAAGAGAAGAAGATATTGATGAAGCATATAAAAAGCTTACTTTTTTAGTAGTTTTATCTTTTTTGATTTCAAAACATCACTCAAAACTTGATGGATTTAGTGATTTTGTAGATAAATTAAAGAGAAATTTAGAAGGTGAGTTTGCAGAATTTAATATTGATAAAGAGTATATGGATATAAAAAAATTTGTAGCAATTAAGTTTATATTTTCTCTTTTAATTAGTAGTGATTATTATGCTACTCTTGAATATATGACTAATTTAGAAATTGAAGATTTTGGGAAAATTGATGATAGTTTTTTTAAAGATTTTGAAGAGTTTGAAATAGTTAAAAATATAAGAGAAAATAAAAGTGTTAGTGGTATAAATGTTTTAAGAAAAGAGATTTTTTTAGAAGCAGAAAATAGTATTGATAATTCAAATATTTATTATTTACACGCACCAACAGGGGCTGGAAAAACGATAACTTCAATAAATTTAGCACTTAAATTAAATCCTACTAAGATTTTTTATGTTTTTCCATTTAATACATTAGTCGAACAAACTAAAAATGTAATTGAGACTATTTTTAGGAGAAATTTTAGTGTAATAAACTCAATTACTCCTATGGATGTTGAAGAAGATGATGAAAATCTTTATACAAAGGTTTATTTAAATAGGCTTTTTTATCATTCTCCTTTAATAATTACAACTCATATTAATTTTTTTGATATTTTGTTTGGAATAAATAAAGAAGATAATTTTCCTCTGTGGCAACTTTATAATTCGGTGGTTATTATTGATGAGATACAAAGTTATAATTTGAATGTTTGGTGGTTTATGGCTGAATTTTTTGAGGTATTTAGTGAAGTTTTGAATGTTAAATTTATTATTATGTCTGCTACTTTGCCTAAGATTGATTATTTTTTAGAATCTAAAAATAATTGGAAAAGTTTAATTAAAAGTGAGAAATATTTTAAAAATCCACTTTTTAAGGATAGGGTTGAGTGTGATTTTAATTTATTAGAAGATGAAAATGATGAAAATAAAATTTTAGAAATTATTAAACAAAATAGAAGAATTTTAGTTGAGTTTATTACAAAAAAAAGTGCAAGAGAATTTTATAATTTTTTAAAAGAAAATTTAGAAGGTTATGAAATATACGAACTTAGCGGAGATGATAATAAATTAATTAGAAATTATGTAATAAAAAGAAGCAAAGAAGCTAAAAAAATAGTGATTGTTGCTACACAAGTTATTGAAGCGGGTGTTGATATTGATTTAGATGTTGGGATAAAAGATATCTCAATAATTGAAGCAGAAGAGCAGTTTTTAGGAAGAATTAATAGAAATGCTAAGTCAAAAGGAATAGCTTATTTTTTTGATAAAGATAGTTCATATAAAGTGTATAAGGATGTAAGGATTGAATTTAGTTTAAAAGATAAGAATTTGCAAAAAGATTTTATCAACAAAGATTTTGAAGCTTATTATTTAGCTATATTAGAAAAATTAAAAAATAAAAATTTAGAGTTTGTGGGTAGTTATAGTAGATATAATGAGTTTTTAGAAGAGATTAAATCTTTAAAATACAAAGAAATTAAAAAAAAGATGAAATTGATTGATACAAAACATCAAACTCTATTTTTTCCTTATGATATTGATGTTAGAGAGTATAAAATAGAGGTTTTAGATTTTGTAGAAGGTAATATTTTAAGTGGAGAGAGGGTTTGGGAAGAGTTTAAAAATCTAAATTCAATTGAAAATTTTGCAAAAAAAGAGGTTTTAAAAAGCAAAATAAACTATTTAATGCAGTTTTTTACATACAATATTCCAATTTATCTTAAAATTGACGAATATAATGATGAGTGTTGTGGAATTTATTTGATTAGAGATTATGAAGAATTTTTTGATGAAGAGTTTAAGTTTAATAGAGAAAAGTTTTTTAAAAAACTAAATAGGGAGTATGATTTTTTATGA
- a CDS encoding SEC-C metal-binding domain-containing protein, translating to MIIKLPKKEDPFKEYIERITSKMRSMNTSEIGEVEQMKLQEQLKENIPELESKIKEIINLLIKDIQSCDAKQILDYFGAFYGLTTPDKIEEDLDSEKNFKLDYIHSLVSAVGNLNQKECSEEILNRIDKNIEDLKNNAALYLILTSDYKGEPSQIKFKQIIHNMIVRGDSYPEHKIEMCRELFSKFDDILTDRYGIDSKQLIDELINISEYPIKNLKIQKQYFDEIMLSYQEFIKNLEKISYDEEKIEFMQTYKDSENIKKVNEKLQNIYDKTGVSFNDSIFKIHKISLPKEILDALSMEIGDNKIYKEEEIEYFPTNDTLIYDKPLIKIDSEYYCFNPALIIYNLHTILENIIISIIPPKKHQKNYYKKKGEYLEDKSLELFQKILPNCEVYKSLKYGVDDEVDGIIIYDNNIFIVEAKSGKFSKGAKKGNVEKIKSNMKKLVEEAYNQTIRAKKYILSDEEVEFRDKSKKTVLKLKREKINNIYLINVTLEPLNHITANLSSLKEFGFIQNDEWIWSVYLNDLRIISEIIDLPSEFLVYVERRIKYNDYPQVKMAEEIDIFGYFLNEGLYFDDIEFPKNGFELIIDSSFSKDIDLYYFWKEGKLDKKVEKPTFFKGCKNNIKFLVKQIEELNKENFSILTKFLLSLDCYSQNLIKEQIELILKSQRTDFYPHIDKARIGVVFVSKRIYNYDLLKKQCELYAYERKINNWFVIILENNFIHFEQFYFDNKPNKIIENKFEGLKEYRLKQTLKVKRKIGRNELCPCGSGKKYKKCCGK from the coding sequence ATGATAATAAAATTACCAAAAAAAGAAGATCCATTCAAAGAGTATATAGAAAGAATAACAAGCAAAATGAGAAGTATGAATACTTCCGAAATAGGAGAAGTAGAGCAAATGAAATTGCAAGAACAGTTAAAAGAAAATATACCTGAACTTGAATCTAAAATTAAAGAAATTATAAATTTATTAATAAAAGATATTCAAAGTTGTGATGCAAAACAAATTTTAGATTATTTTGGTGCATTTTATGGTTTAACTACTCCTGACAAAATTGAAGAAGATTTAGATAGTGAAAAAAATTTTAAATTAGACTATATTCATAGTCTTGTTTCTGCAGTAGGAAATTTGAATCAAAAAGAGTGTAGTGAAGAAATATTAAATCGAATAGATAAAAATATAGAGGATCTAAAAAATAATGCTGCATTATATCTAATATTGACTTCTGATTATAAAGGAGAGCCAAGTCAAATAAAATTTAAGCAAATTATTCATAATATGATTGTAAGAGGGGATTCGTATCCTGAACACAAAATAGAAATGTGTCGGGAACTGTTTTCTAAATTTGATGATATATTAACAGATAGATATGGTATAGATTCAAAACAACTAATTGATGAACTAATAAATATTTCAGAATATCCTATAAAAAATTTGAAGATTCAAAAACAATATTTTGATGAAATAATGTTATCCTATCAAGAATTTATAAAAAATTTAGAGAAAATATCATATGATGAAGAAAAAATTGAATTTATGCAAACATATAAAGACTCAGAAAATATAAAAAAAGTTAATGAAAAATTACAAAACATTTATGATAAAACCGGTGTGTCTTTTAATGACTCTATATTTAAAATTCATAAAATATCTTTGCCAAAAGAAATTTTAGATGCTTTGAGTATGGAGATTGGGGATAATAAAATTTACAAAGAAGAAGAAATTGAATATTTTCCCACAAATGATACATTAATATATGATAAACCACTTATTAAAATAGATAGTGAATATTATTGTTTCAATCCTGCATTGATAATTTATAATCTACATACAATCCTTGAAAATATTATAATTAGTATTATTCCACCTAAAAAGCATCAAAAAAATTATTATAAGAAAAAAGGAGAATATTTAGAAGATAAATCTTTAGAGTTATTTCAAAAAATACTACCTAACTGCGAAGTATATAAAAGTCTAAAATATGGTGTTGATGATGAGGTTGATGGGATAATTATATATGATAATAATATATTTATTGTTGAAGCTAAAAGTGGTAAATTTTCTAAAGGTGCAAAAAAAGGAAATGTAGAAAAAATAAAAAGTAATATGAAAAAACTTGTTGAAGAAGCATATAATCAAACAATAAGAGCAAAAAAATATATTTTGTCAGACGAAGAAGTGGAATTTAGAGATAAAAGTAAAAAAACGGTATTGAAACTAAAAAGAGAAAAAATTAATAATATATATTTGATAAATGTAACATTAGAGCCACTAAATCACATTACTGCTAACTTATCTTCTCTTAAAGAATTTGGTTTTATTCAGAATGATGAATGGATATGGTCTGTTTATTTAAATGATTTAAGAATTATTTCTGAAATAATTGATTTACCAAGTGAATTTTTGGTTTATGTTGAAAGAAGAATTAAGTATAACGATTACCCTCAAGTTAAAATGGCTGAAGAGATAGATATTTTTGGTTATTTTTTAAATGAAGGATTATACTTTGATGATATAGAGTTTCCTAAAAATGGATTTGAGCTTATTATTGATAGTAGTTTTTCAAAGGATATAGACCTATATTATTTTTGGAAAGAGGGAAAATTAGATAAAAAAGTTGAAAAACCAACTTTTTTTAAAGGTTGTAAAAATAATATAAAATTTTTAGTTAAACAAATAGAAGAGTTAAACAAAGAAAATTTTTCAATACTAACTAAATTTTTATTGAGCTTGGATTGTTATTCTCAGAACTTAATTAAAGAACAAATTGAATTAATTTTAAAATCTCAAAGAACAGATTTTTATCCACATATTGACAAAGCCCGTATAGGTGTAGTTTTTGTTAGTAAACGAATTTATAATTACGATCTATTAAAAAAACAATGTGAATTATATGCATATGAGCGAAAAATAAATAATTGGTTTGTGATTATACTTGAGAATAATTTTATACATTTTGAACAATTTTATTTTGATAATAAACCTAATAAAATAATAGAAAATAAATTTGAAGGTTTAAAAGAATACCGGTTAAAACAAACTTTAAAAGTTAAAAGAAAAATTGGTAGAAATGAGCTTTGTCCTTGTGGGAGTGGAAAGAAATATAAAAAATGTTGTGGTAAATAA
- the cas5b gene encoding type I-B CRISPR-associated protein Cas5b — protein MKAISFNLSGKFAHFKKPDVNSNVYFTYSHIHKIALLGIFGAILGLDGYNKDIKDYPEFYKRLKHIKVSIIPKEVMFSKKIITFNNSVGYASKEQGGNLVVKEQWLENPSWEILVLDNGSDEFNKLREKLFNKECVYIPYLGKNDHFANISDIKEIELKKATKPMVCKSLIPKSKIKSLKQPMFGRVYFYEEYLPIGMKKKFLMYEMDKMVLSSGIIDSDEMWEYDEKGVWYG, from the coding sequence ATGAAAGCAATAAGTTTTAATTTAAGCGGTAAATTTGCACATTTTAAAAAGCCAGATGTTAATAGTAATGTCTATTTTACATATTCTCATATTCATAAAATTGCACTTCTTGGTATTTTTGGGGCAATTTTAGGACTTGATGGATATAATAAAGATATTAAAGATTATCCAGAATTTTATAAAAGACTAAAACATATAAAAGTATCAATTATTCCAAAAGAAGTTATGTTTTCAAAAAAAATAATAACTTTTAACAACTCAGTAGGATACGCAAGTAAAGAACAAGGTGGAAATTTAGTCGTTAAAGAACAATGGCTTGAAAATCCATCTTGGGAGATTTTAGTTTTAGATAATGGAAGTGATGAATTTAATAAATTAAGAGAAAAACTTTTTAATAAAGAGTGTGTTTATATTCCATATCTTGGGAAGAATGACCATTTTGCAAACATTAGCGATATTAAAGAAATTGAACTTAAAAAAGCTACAAAACCTATGGTTTGCAAATCATTAATTCCTAAAAGCAAAATCAAATCATTAAAACAACCTATGTTTGGAAGAGTATATTTTTATGAAGAGTATTTGCCTATTGGGATGAAAAAGAAGTTTTTAATGTATGAGATGGATAAAATGGTATTAAGCAGTGGTATAATTGATAGTGATGAGATGTGGGAATATGATGAGAAAGGAGTTTGGTATGGATGA
- a CDS encoding type I CRISPR-associated protein Cas7, whose product MRAYGVIGVRAIMSNWNADFTGRPKSTSEGEIFGSDKALKYPIKKMWDSEGKKVMYIKSYIEDKGNLRPKTLKERYEELFGELDKKTPTKKVLKNLFECIDIKNFGATFAEEGQNISITGAVQIGQGFNKFENTNVEVQDILSPFADGSKIKKGDDVNQSTLGTKIMVDEAHYFYGFSVNPNAYNEYKRVLENFEGYTKEDFEEFKKVARKAVTSFATNSKFGCDNEFALFVEFENDRYLPDLSEYIIFDSENREVDLSEIENLIGDGAKVEVFADPYKLKVKTKYEVKSIF is encoded by the coding sequence ATGAGAGCATATGGAGTGATTGGAGTTAGGGCTATTATGAGTAATTGGAATGCAGATTTTACAGGCAGACCAAAATCTACAAGTGAGGGTGAGATATTTGGAAGTGATAAAGCACTTAAATATCCAATTAAGAAGATGTGGGATAGTGAAGGCAAAAAAGTTATGTATATAAAAAGCTATATTGAAGATAAAGGTAATCTTAGACCAAAAACTCTAAAAGAGAGATATGAAGAACTTTTTGGCGAACTTGATAAAAAAACACCAACAAAAAAGGTTTTAAAAAATCTTTTTGAGTGTATTGATATTAAAAATTTTGGGGCTACTTTTGCAGAAGAGGGACAAAATATTTCAATTACAGGAGCAGTCCAAATTGGACAAGGATTTAATAAATTTGAAAATACAAATGTTGAAGTCCAAGATATATTATCACCTTTTGCTGATGGAAGTAAAATAAAAAAAGGAGATGATGTTAATCAATCAACACTTGGGACAAAAATTATGGTAGATGAAGCACACTATTTTTATGGATTTAGTGTTAATCCAAATGCTTATAATGAATATAAAAGAGTTCTTGAAAATTTTGAAGGTTACACAAAAGAGGATTTTGAAGAGTTTAAAAAAGTAGCAAGAAAAGCAGTTACAAGTTTTGCTACAAATTCAAAATTTGGATGTGATAATGAGTTTGCTTTGTTTGTAGAGTTTGAAAATGATAGATATTTGCCAGATTTGAGTGAATATATAATTTTTGATAGTGAAAATAGAGAAGTTGATTTAAGTGAAATTGAAAATTTAATCGGAGATGGTGCAAAAGTTGAAGTATTTGCAGACCCTTACAAATTAAAAGTTAAAACAAAATATGAGGTTAAAAGTATTTTTTAA
- a CDS encoding MBL fold metallo-hydrolase: protein MSLLGKFVFHNVGQGLFYSGLIKYKNNKFSFIYDCGGSEEYIKCVIDDYLNYLNEKNTDMLVISHFHKDHINGLEYLLKKNKPKYVFLPYFTEIERLYILTKNLSFAKNNHWYLEFLQDPTNFLIEYGINKNNIYYIHPSNHNGEDDIPNVEDNDNFELQINLGNVNNEESLEGNHKSDKGDIKIKYWMFRFFCLKKDLKEFKDCILDKKLDIKKVDLSDKKTVEYLKQCYKKIKGNFNDTSLVMLHKPLVKIDNYEIFYNYFPYKYKICYRTCFVPYGKKLMLENKSFAQILTGDINLKANKNYKEFKNHYKNYLKEVCVFQIPHHGAKSNWNKNLLQDIKNCYFWIANAGKYNKYNHPSFSIFLDVIEEDKCFICVNESPFNRFILKIRS, encoded by the coding sequence ATGAGTTTACTTGGTAAATTTGTCTTTCATAATGTTGGACAAGGATTATTTTATAGTGGACTTATCAAGTATAAAAATAATAAATTTAGTTTTATCTATGATTGTGGTGGAAGTGAAGAATATATAAAATGTGTAATTGACGATTATTTAAATTACTTAAATGAAAAAAACACTGATATGTTAGTAATTTCACATTTTCATAAGGACCATATTAATGGCTTAGAATATTTGCTTAAAAAAAATAAACCTAAGTATGTTTTCTTACCATATTTTACAGAAATTGAAAGATTATATATATTAACTAAAAATTTATCTTTTGCAAAAAATAATCATTGGTACTTAGAGTTTTTACAAGATCCTACTAATTTTTTAATTGAATATGGTATAAATAAAAATAACATATACTATATTCATCCTTCTAATCATAATGGAGAGGATGATATACCTAATGTTGAAGATAATGATAATTTTGAACTTCAAATAAATTTGGGCAATGTAAATAATGAAGAAAGTTTAGAGGGTAATCATAAATCAGATAAGGGAGATATTAAAATTAAATATTGGATGTTTAGATTTTTTTGTTTAAAAAAAGATTTAAAAGAGTTTAAAGATTGTATATTAGATAAAAAACTTGATATTAAGAAAGTAGATCTTTCTGATAAAAAAACAGTTGAATATTTAAAACAATGTTATAAAAAAATTAAAGGTAATTTTAATGACACTTCTCTTGTAATGTTACATAAACCATTAGTTAAAATAGATAATTATGAAATTTTTTATAATTATTTTCCTTATAAATATAAAATTTGTTATCGGACATGTTTTGTGCCATATGGTAAAAAACTTATGTTAGAAAATAAGAGTTTTGCACAAATTTTAACAGGAGATATAAACCTTAAAGCTAACAAAAACTATAAAGAATTTAAAAATCATTATAAAAATTATTTAAAAGAAGTATGTGTATTTCAAATTCCTCATCATGGAGCAAAATCAAATTGGAATAAAAATTTATTACAAGATATAAAAAATTGTTATTTTTGGATTGCAAATGCTGGAAAATATAATAAATATAATCATCCAAGTTTTAGTATTTTTTTAGATGTTATAGAAGAAGATAAATGTTTCATATGTGTTAATGAAAGTCCTTTTAATAGATTCATTTTAAAAATAAGGAGTTAA
- a CDS encoding CRISPR-associated endoribonuclease Cas6 gives MRYFELKIDVELKHRIYHKSSLEVISKFLASYFMSKGDTSHLENKFKYVFSNFNNPKDGYYEGKTNFIFRSFDKKYIDLLVSSIMWEDKFLRVEGIKFREVKFREYKNFITLNPVFVTLKNNRFWTYKESGDILLFIDRLTNNLIKKYNFISGENVTKADFIGYLKFKNKKPFKVRYKDKDFFGNKIIASIKDNEIAKKLSFVGFGYGLGEKNALIGGGFLKEIKSVDFGDEDD, from the coding sequence ATGAGATATTTTGAATTAAAAATTGATGTTGAATTAAAGCATAGAATTTATCATAAGTCTTCACTTGAAGTGATATCGAAATTTTTAGCTTCATATTTTATGAGTAAAGGTGACACTTCACATCTTGAAAATAAATTTAAGTATGTTTTTTCAAATTTTAATAATCCAAAAGACGGATATTATGAGGGTAAAACTAATTTTATTTTTAGAAGTTTTGATAAAAAATATATTGATTTGCTTGTTAGTAGTATTATGTGGGAAGATAAGTTTTTAAGAGTTGAGGGTATTAAATTTAGAGAAGTAAAATTTAGAGAATATAAAAATTTTATTACTTTAAATCCAGTGTTTGTAACTCTTAAAAATAATCGCTTTTGGACATATAAAGAGAGCGGAGATATTTTATTGTTTATTGATAGATTAACTAATAATTTGATAAAAAAATATAACTTTATATCCGGTGAAAATGTTACAAAGGCTGATTTTATTGGATATTTAAAATTTAAAAATAAAAAGCCATTTAAAGTAAGATATAAAGATAAAGATTTTTTTGGAAATAAAATAATTGCAAGTATTAAAGATAACGAGATTGCTAAGAAACTTTCTTTTGTTGGATTTGGATATGGACTTGGAGAGAAAAATGCTTTAATTGGGGGAGGATTTTTAAAAGAAATAAAATCAGTTGATTTTGGAGATGAGGATGATTAG
- a CDS encoding RAMP superfamily CRISPR-associated protein, producing MNNNVVEKVICAIATDPIYIGTGGYTIGRVDNTIVRDPITYIPKIPGSSLAGTWRYYVAMELQSKFKDEYKKDLQKRKDKSLEDLFENPKDWMKEFDGNRYARIKCAGQDDQANKTFEDSKMSNTGHCGRCIVCKGFGFAKKDISNQGMLFFSDLNILYFPVYTRLGTKWITSPKLLNENFEIEDNTILTANGSEGYLNLGWLNLEVRGPIKKDLDLNNLDFKKEDIVIVPDSLISQIINSNLEVRTSVSIDPITGAAKEGALFTSEAIPRGTIFKGEIRGFKRVDNDLPDLNLVFNALDDTKHYYETLGIGGMTTRGFGRLKIDLK from the coding sequence ATGAATAATAATGTAGTTGAAAAAGTGATTTGTGCAATAGCAACGGACCCAATATATATTGGCACTGGTGGATATACAATTGGTAGAGTTGATAATACAATTGTAAGAGACCCTATAACATATATTCCAAAAATTCCAGGAAGCAGTTTGGCTGGGACATGGAGATATTATGTAGCTATGGAGTTACAAAGTAAATTTAAAGATGAATATAAAAAAGATTTACAAAAAAGAAAAGATAAAAGTTTAGAAGATTTATTTGAGAATCCAAAAGATTGGATGAAAGAGTTTGATGGCAATAGATATGCAAGAATAAAGTGTGCAGGGCAAGATGATCAAGCTAATAAAACTTTTGAAGATTCAAAAATGAGTAATACTGGACATTGTGGGAGATGTATAGTTTGTAAAGGTTTTGGGTTTGCTAAAAAAGATATTTCAAATCAAGGAATGCTATTTTTTAGTGATTTAAACATATTATATTTTCCAGTATATACAAGACTTGGAACGAAATGGATTACATCACCAAAACTACTTAATGAAAATTTTGAAATTGAAGACAATACAATCTTAACTGCTAATGGGAGTGAAGGTTATTTAAATCTTGGATGGCTTAATTTAGAAGTTAGGGGACCTATAAAAAAAGATTTAGATTTAAATAATTTAGATTTCAAAAAAGAAGATATTGTAATTGTTCCAGATAGTTTAATTTCTCAAATAATTAATTCAAATTTAGAAGTTAGAACCTCTGTTTCAATAGACCCTATTACTGGTGCTGCAAAAGAGGGTGCTTTATTTACAAGTGAGGCTATTCCAAGGGGAACTATATTTAAAGGTGAAATTAGAGGATTCAAAAGAGTAGATAATGACTTACCAGATCTAAATTTAGTATTTAATGCTCTTGATGATACAAAACACTACTATGAAACTCTTGGAATTGGTGGAATGACAACAAGAGGATTTGGTAGGTTAAAAATTGATTTAAAATAG